The following proteins are encoded in a genomic region of Cygnus olor isolate bCygOlo1 chromosome 11, bCygOlo1.pri.v2, whole genome shotgun sequence:
- the LOC121076195 gene encoding olfactory receptor 12D2-like: MLNHTEVSEFILLGLTDIQDLQYFFFISFLLLYLTSLLGNGVIVTMVISEPRLHTPMYFFLGNLSCLDIFYSTVTVPKMLTGFLFGHQPISLAGCLAQLYFFHFLGSTEAVLLATMAYDRYVAICNPLCYTLVMSPRTCLLLAVASWSIGFVHAMMHSIMTSQLSFCGHNQIHHFFCDIKPLLNLACSSTSLNMILLNVVTTSIALGPFILIVLSYLYIVSFLFQKVQTQEGRWKPFSTCASHLTVVALMYIPLFFNYTPPSSSSSSITDMQVSVMYSAITPALNPLIYTLRNQEVRSALNKTLGRKLSWWKVTKTGTRFRMWLLHHSYLQEKRSKGCCITRD, encoded by the coding sequence ATGCTGAACCACACAGAGGTCAGTGAGTTCATCCTTTTGGGCCTCACCGATATCCAAGATCTACaatactttttcttcatctccttcctGTTGCTCTACCTAACTAGTCTTCTGGGAAATGGTGTCATTGTGACCATGGTGATATCTGAGCCGCGGCTCCACACACCGATGTACTTCTTCCTGGGGAACCTTTCCTGCCTGGACATTTTTTACTCTACAGTTACTGTTCCCAAGATGCTGACTGGTTTTCTCTTTGGGCATCAGCCTATTTCTCTTGCTGGGTGCTTGGCCCAGCTCTACTTCTTCCACTTTCTGGGCAGTACGGAGGCTGTGCTCCTGGCCACCATGGCTTATGACCGCTATGTGGCCATTTGCAACCCACTGTGCTACACCCTTGTCATGAGCCCAAGGACttgtctgctgctggctgtggccaGCTGGTCCATTGGTTTTGTACATGCCATGATGCATTCAATTATGACCTCTCAACTGAGTTTCTGTGGGCATAACCAAATTCATCACTTTTTCTGTGATATCAAGCCACTGTTGAATTTGGCTTGTAGTAGTACCAGCCTCAACATGATCCTCCTTAATGTTGTCACCACATCTATTGCTCTAGGCCCATTCATTCTCATAGTCCTTTCCTACCTATACATCgtctccttcctcttccagaaAGTCCAGACTCAGGAAGGAAGATGGAAGCCCTTCTCCACCTGTGCCTCTCACCTTACCGTTGTGGCACTAATGTACATACCACTGTTCTTCAATTATACACCTCCATCCTCAAGCAGCTCCTCTATAACAGACATGCAGGTGTCTGTCATGTACAGTGCCATCACCCCGGCTCTGAACCCCTTGATCTACACTCTTAGGAACCAGGAGGTGAGATCTGCCCTGAATAAAACATTAGGGAGAAAACTCTCCTGGTGGAAAGTGACCAAAACAGGAACAAGATTCAGAATGTGGTTACTCCACCATTCATATTTACAAGAGAAGAGATCAAAAGGATGCTGTATTACAAGAGACTAA
- the LOC121076196 gene encoding olfactory receptor 6B1-like — MEENSTQINMFLLLGFPALMDLKVLFFIVLLLTYILTVMENVVIISLIKTNHELYKPMYFFLGHLSFIEVWYISVTIPKLLANFIAEDRSISFVGCMTQIFFFSSFMCTECVLLSAMAYDRYVAICQPLRYLVIMTYQMCIYLIALSWFSGFTVSLIKISFISQLEFCGPQVINHFFCDISPVLNLACTDMSVAEMVDFVLALFILLVPLSITIVSYLLIITTILHIPTTQSKKKAFSTCASHLTVVTIFFSAALFMYARPKKIDPYDLNKLVSAVYTIVTPILNPFIYCLRNQELKRALKKVLSEKISIYKVSRSITSPQMQG, encoded by the coding sequence ATGGAAGAGAATTCTACCCAGATCAACATGTTCCTCTTGCTAGGATTCCCAGCCCTAATGGACTTGAAGGTATTGTTCTTCATAGTACTACTACTGACATACATTTTAACTGTTATGGAGAATGTGGTCATCATTTCCCTAATCAAAACAAACCATGAGCTCTACAAacccatgtatttttttcttggtcatCTCTCCTTCATTGAGGTCTGGTACATCTCAGTTACTATCCCCAAACTCTTGGCAAATTTCATTGCTGAAGACAGAAGTATTTCCTTTGTGGGATGCATGacccaaatatttttcttcagctccttCATGTGCACTGAATGTGTCCTTCTCTCTGCCATGGCATATGATCGCTATGTGGCTATCTGTCAACCATTGCGCTATCTGGTCATCATGACATACCAAATGTGTATATACCTGATAGCTCTCTCCTGGTTCAGTGGGTTCACTGTATCTTTGATCAAGATCTCCTTCATCTCTCAGTTGGAGTTTTGTGGTCCCCAGGTAATTAAccattttttctgtgatatCAGCCCAGTGCTAAACCTCGCCTGCACTGATATGTCAGTGGCAGAGATGGTAGATTTTGTGTTGGCCTTATTCATCCTGCTTGTTCCTCTCTCCATCACTATTGTCTCCTACCTATTAATTATCACGACAATCCTGCATATCCCCACCACCCAAAGTAAGAAGAAAGCTTTCTCCACGTGTGCTTCCCACCTAACTGTGGTCaccattttcttctcagctgcCCTCTTTATGTATGCTCGGCCCAAGAAGATCGATCCTTATGACTTGAATAAGCTTGTGTCAGCTGTGTATACTATTGTCACTCCCATCTTAAACCCCTTCATTTACTGTCTGAGGAATCAGGAACTGaagagagctttaaaaaaagttctttctgaaaaaatcagTATCTATAAAGTCTCCAGATCCATCACTTCTCCCCAAATGCAAGGATAA